One region of Triticum aestivum cultivar Chinese Spring chromosome 6B, IWGSC CS RefSeq v2.1, whole genome shotgun sequence genomic DNA includes:
- the LOC123136832 gene encoding uncharacterized protein translates to MSSPSSLEEEASSSPEVQEHPSSTPMSPAAATPEVLKMSDEHPSSHPMLHVAATPEKEAEIGVLTVSDTKITTGGMAVSPTPRFWLPRSVNLTLLQDSHMGIALTRRPHACGA, encoded by the exons ATGTCTTCGCCGAGTTCGTTGGAGGAAGAAGCATCGAGTTCGCCGGAGGTACAAGAACATCCGTCGAGCACTCCAATGTCACCTGCAGCGGCTACACCAGAG gtccTTAAGATGAGTGATGAACATCCGTCAAGCCATCCAATGTTGCATGTGGCGGCTACACCAGAG AAGGAAGCAGAAATAGGCGTCCTGACAGTCAGCGACACCAAGATAACCACAGGCGGCATGGCCGTCAGCCCGACACCAAGGTTCTGGCTCCCACGGTCGGTCAACTTGACTCTGCTACAGGACAGCCACATGGGCATCGCACTGACTCGAAGACCACATGCATGTGGAGCATGA
- the LOC123136829 gene encoding vacuolar-processing enzyme beta-isozyme 1, with protein sequence METPAPPECMTCLGDAYRVSWMEDSETHNLQKETIKQQYEVVKARTAPPNDSNIGSHVMEYGNKTFKDDKLFLYQGFYPVKSSITNRPLLSPSLKGAINQRDVDILFMLVPTFDTSATYYQKSTTMYDLQ encoded by the exons ATGGAAACACCAGCTCCTCCTGAATGTATGACCTGCTTGGGTGACGCATACAGGGTTTCTTGGATGGAAGACAG TGAAACTCACAATCTACAGAAGGAAACCATCAAGCAGCAGTACGAGGTGGTTAAAGCAAGAACGGCACCCCCAAATGACTCCAATATCGGTTCTCATGTCATGGAGTATGGTAACAAGACATTCAAGGATGACAAGCTTTTCCTTTATCAAGGTTTCTATCCTGTGAAGTCAAGCATCACAAACAGGCCGCTGCTTTCGCCCAGCCTCAAGGGTGCAATCAATCAAAGAGATGTTGATATTCTTTTCATGCTTGTTCCAACGTTTGACACTTCGGCCACCTACTATCAAAAGAGCACTACTATGTACGATCTACAGTAG